One window of the Triticum dicoccoides isolate Atlit2015 ecotype Zavitan chromosome 3B, WEW_v2.0, whole genome shotgun sequence genome contains the following:
- the LOC119281556 gene encoding uncharacterized protein LOC119281556: protein MKKGGRKTSRCFFCLGAPIRALSRACDLYVSCMSGCARRMPAGAVVGGRGFGGPATTMHLRASSDRADDPVRAASKQRRVAPEPVDVGAAKRKVHLSQAPAAVLSRRKPPATMVTIAEDGPCEFGACPLKRPEQRSRGAAVGGLAARGGGFGAIKVGSKAFESRP, encoded by the coding sequence ATGAAGAAGGGTGGCAGGAAAACGAGCAGGTGCTTCTTCTGCCTCGGCGCGCCGATTCGCGCGCTGTCGAGGGCGTGCGACCTCTACGTGAGCTGCATGTCCGGCTGCGCGCGCCGCATGCCGGCGGGGGCTGTGGTGGGTGGCCGCGGCTTCGGCGGGCCGGCCACGACCATGCACCTGCGGGCGAGCTCGGATCGCGCCGACGACCCTGTCCGTGCCGCGTCGAAACAGCGCCGCGTCGCGCCCGAGCCGGTGGACGTCGGGGCAGCGAAGAGGAAGGTCCACCTTAGCCAGGCGCCGGCGGCCGTCCTGTCGCGGAGGAAGCCCCCGGCGACGATGGTGACCATCGCTGAGGACGGGCCGTGCGAGTTCGGCGCCTGCCCGCTGAAACGTCCAGAGCAGAGGAGTCGCGGCGCGGCGGTGGGCGGACTGGCCGCGCGCGGCGGCGGTTTTGGTGCCATCAAGGTGGGGAGCAAGGCATTCGAGAGCCGACCGTGA
- the LOC119277103 gene encoding uncharacterized protein LOC119277103 — translation MDAGKTPHPLPLSAAQNQIRDDVPLVCAWALVNAFAIAGSQASLYIAGYTHLACIQIQSSSILPCLWVGMLCCAATQSAAAALALLLPCHRRRARRALAYLALAVTVLFHCMYAIHFRISLAAYPGGYIFGWIVYTVVLCYMVVRDLTCLTDLLRGDGWGKQ, via the exons ATGGACGCCGGCAAGACGCCTCATCCGCTGCCTCTGAGCGCGGCCCAAAACCAGATCCGGGATGATGTCCCACTGGTCTGCGCATGGGCGCTCGTCAACGCCTTCGCCATCGCCGGCAGCCAAGCATCCCTCTACATAGCTGGCTACACCCACCTCGCGTGCATCCAGATCCAG TCATCATCCATTCTGCCCTGCCTCTGGGTCGGGATGCTGTGCTGCGCCGCAACCCAGTCGGCCGCGGCGGCGCTGGCGCTGCTGCTCCCATGCCACCGTCGCCGGGCCCGCCGTGCCCTCGCCTACCTCGCGCTCGCGGTCACTGTCCTCTTCCATTGCATGTACGCCATCCACTTCCGGATCTCCCTCGCCGCCTACCCAGGAGGATACATCTTCGGCTGGATCGTTTACACCGTGGTCCTCTGCTACATGGTGGTGCGCGACCTGACCtgcctgaccgacctccttcgagGTGATGGTTGGGGCAAGCAGTAG
- the LOC119277102 gene encoding uncharacterized protein LOC119277102: MSWLARSIAATLSSAPDDDEDDHSEAASGDKSPDHAASADDEEDEQPDTPGRGVKGDISELTESLTRRFWGVASFLAPPPPAGAEAAETSTAAAEAEAEGEYGPQSPRVAGIRNDLAEIGGRVRSGISMLSNANAVVEISKIASSFLPFVPEEEEEEVDAVGVTEEVVVFVRHISTSPETWLDFPLFVNDRHADDFELSDAQYEHALAIERIVPSLSYLRTELCSTNMSEACFWKIYFVLLHSKLNKEDAELLSTTQILEAREELLQSSPRMKNVASEGPGGSSECSNVLSTQAEGRELSPSSIQDKSGMSEATSFQEPTPDPLPGAEADKHPISTSEPEIIDKSVIEEELVVNTEIKNPGDKPNLYTPEDDDDKEVEDWLEDMDHADNKTGNITSVGQDEDVSFSDLEDDDDD; the protein is encoded by the exons ATGTCGTGGCTCGCGCGCTCCATTGCGGCCACCCTCTCCTCCGCccccgacgacgacgaagacgaccactCCGAGGCGGCCTCCGGCGACAAAAGCCCGGATCACGCCGCCAGcgccgacgacgaggaggacgagcagcCGGACACCCCCGGCCGTGGGGTCAAGGGCGACATCTCCGAGCTGACCGAGTCTCTCACCCGACGCTTCTGGGGCGTCGCCTCCTTCctcgcgccaccgccgccggccgGGGCCGAGGCCGCCGAGACGTCGACGGCCGCGGCTGAGGCGGAGGCGGAGGGAGAGTATGGGCCCCAGTCCCCGCGGGTCGCCGGGATCCGGAACGACCTGGCCGAGATCGGGGGCAGGGTGCGGAGTGGCATCTCGATGCTGTCCAACGCCAACGCCGTGGTGGAGATCTCCAAGATCGCCTCGTCGTTCCTGCCTTTCGTgccggaggaagaggaggaggaggtggatgcGGTGGGCGTGACGGAGGAGGTGGTGGTGTTCGTCAGGCACATCTCGACCTCTCCCGAGACGTGGCTCGATTTCCCCCTCTTCGTCAACGACCGGCACGCCGATG ATTTTGAACTGTCAGATGCACAATATGAACATGCATTGGCTATAGAGCGTATAGTACCAAGCTTATCATATCTCAGAACCGAACTTTGTTCGACCAATATGAGTGAAGCATGCTTTTGGAAGATATATTTTGTGCTTCTTCACTCAAAGCTCAACAAGGAAGATGCTGAACTTCTTTCAACGACACAA ATACTGGAAGCAAGAGAAGAGTTATTGCAGAGCTCTCCAAGGATGAAAAATGTTGCGTCTGAGGGTCCTGGGGGCTCATCAGAATGCAGCAATGTTCTATCTACCCAAGCTGAAGGTAGAGAGTTGTCACCCTCAAGCATCCAAGACAAGAGTGGAATGTCTGAAGCAACTTCTTTCCAAGAACCAACTCCTGATCCTCTGCCAGGGGCTGAGGCTGACAAGCATCCCATTTCAACCAGCGAGCCGGAAATTATTGACAAGTCTGTAATTGAAGAGGAGCTGGTGGTGAATACTGAAATCAAGAATCCGGGTGACAAACCCAACCTGTACACCCCGGAGGATGACGACGACAAAGAAGTGGAGGATTGGCTAGAGGACATGGACCATGCCGACAACAAAACAGGCAATATCACCTCGGTTGGGCAGGACGAAGACGTGTCATTCAGCGAcctggaggatgacgatgatgattaa